One stretch of Microbacterium terrae DNA includes these proteins:
- a CDS encoding 3-oxoacyl-ACP reductase yields the protein MDLTQRLKDRVAIITGGASGIGLATARRFAAEGAKVVIADLDPVSGEAAAAEVGGVFRHVDVADEASVDELFDGVAADLGSVDIAFNNAGISPADDDSIETTELPAWDRVQDVNLKSVYLCSRAALRHMVPAGKGSIINTASFVALLGSATSQISYTASKGGVLAMTRELGVQFARQGIRVNALCPGPVNTPLLQELFAKDPERAQRRLVHVPVGRFAEPEELAAAVAFLASDDASFITASTFSVDGGITAAYVTPL from the coding sequence ATGGATCTGACGCAGCGACTGAAGGACCGCGTCGCCATCATCACCGGCGGTGCGTCGGGCATCGGCCTGGCGACCGCGCGCCGCTTCGCCGCCGAGGGGGCGAAGGTGGTGATCGCCGACCTCGACCCGGTGAGCGGCGAGGCCGCGGCGGCCGAGGTGGGGGGAGTGTTCCGTCACGTCGACGTCGCCGACGAGGCATCCGTCGACGAGCTCTTCGACGGCGTCGCCGCAGACCTCGGCTCGGTCGACATCGCCTTCAACAACGCGGGAATCTCGCCGGCCGACGACGACTCGATCGAGACGACCGAGCTGCCGGCGTGGGACCGCGTGCAGGACGTGAACCTCAAGAGCGTGTACCTCTGCTCGCGGGCCGCGCTTCGTCACATGGTGCCGGCGGGCAAGGGGTCGATCATCAACACGGCCTCGTTCGTCGCCCTCCTCGGCTCGGCGACGTCGCAGATCTCGTACACCGCCTCGAAGGGCGGCGTTCTCGCCATGACCCGCGAGCTCGGCGTGCAGTTCGCCCGCCAGGGCATCCGCGTGAACGCCCTGTGCCCCGGCCCGGTGAACACCCCGCTGCTGCAGGAGCTGTTCGCGAAAGACCCCGAGCGCGCGCAGCGCCGCCTGGTGCACGTGCCCGTCGGCCGGTTCGCCGAGCCCGAAGAACTCGCCGCGGCCGTCGCCTTCCTCGCCTCCGACGACGCCTCGTTCATCACCGCGTCGACGTTCAGCGTCGACGGCGGCATCACCGCCGCGTACGTGACGCCGCTCTGA
- a CDS encoding aldehyde dehydrogenase family protein, giving the protein MTFTVINPTTAQPIRDVARASIDEVDAAVARAVVAQRAWSALPPLARADALRSFARVVEAHVEELAQLEVLNSGHPIGSARWEASHVAQVLNFYAGAPERLSGRQIPVAGGLDVTFHEPYGVVGVIVPWNFPMTIASWAFAPALAAGNAVVLKPAELTPLTAMRLGDLALEAGLPPGLFEVVTGSGSVVGQRFVSHPDVRKVVFTGSTEVGVEVAAGCARALKPVTLELGGKSANIVFADADIEKAAAAAPGAVFDNAGQDCCARSRILVERSVYDRFLELLEPAVAAWRVGDPADERTEMGPLISAAHRSTVAGYLDGADVAFRGTAPDGDGFWFAPTVVLAAPGDRLAQEEVFGPVVAVIPFDDEADAVRLANDTAYGLAGSIWTENLGRAVRVSRGVKSGVLSVNSHSSVRYWTPFGGMKASGLGRELGPDAAEHFTETKNVFYATGAS; this is encoded by the coding sequence ATGACCTTCACCGTGATCAACCCGACGACGGCGCAGCCGATCCGCGACGTGGCTCGTGCCTCGATCGACGAGGTGGACGCCGCTGTCGCCCGCGCCGTGGTCGCGCAGCGGGCGTGGTCGGCTCTGCCGCCCCTCGCCCGAGCCGACGCCCTGCGCTCGTTCGCCCGCGTGGTCGAGGCTCACGTCGAGGAGCTCGCACAGCTCGAGGTTCTCAATTCGGGGCATCCGATCGGCTCGGCACGGTGGGAGGCGTCGCACGTCGCCCAGGTGCTGAACTTCTACGCCGGCGCACCCGAGCGGCTGAGCGGCCGTCAGATCCCGGTCGCCGGCGGACTCGACGTCACCTTCCACGAGCCGTACGGCGTGGTCGGGGTGATCGTGCCGTGGAACTTCCCGATGACGATCGCGTCGTGGGCGTTCGCGCCCGCGCTCGCCGCGGGCAACGCGGTCGTGCTGAAGCCGGCCGAGCTCACCCCGCTCACCGCGATGCGGCTCGGCGACCTGGCGCTCGAGGCCGGGCTGCCGCCCGGGCTGTTCGAGGTCGTCACCGGATCGGGATCGGTCGTCGGCCAGCGCTTCGTGTCGCACCCCGACGTGCGCAAAGTCGTGTTCACCGGCTCGACGGAGGTGGGAGTCGAGGTCGCGGCGGGCTGTGCGCGCGCCCTGAAGCCCGTCACCCTCGAGCTCGGCGGGAAGAGCGCCAACATCGTCTTCGCCGACGCCGACATCGAGAAGGCCGCAGCGGCGGCACCCGGAGCGGTCTTCGACAACGCCGGGCAGGACTGCTGCGCGCGCAGCCGCATCCTCGTCGAGCGCTCGGTCTACGACCGGTTCCTCGAGCTGCTCGAGCCCGCCGTCGCCGCGTGGCGGGTGGGCGACCCCGCCGATGAGCGGACGGAGATGGGTCCCCTCATCTCCGCCGCGCACCGCTCGACCGTCGCCGGGTATCTCGACGGGGCCGATGTCGCTTTCCGCGGCACGGCGCCGGACGGCGACGGGTTCTGGTTCGCGCCGACTGTCGTGCTCGCCGCCCCGGGCGACCGCCTCGCGCAGGAGGAGGTGTTCGGCCCCGTCGTCGCGGTGATCCCGTTCGACGACGAAGCGGATGCCGTGCGCCTCGCCAACGACACCGCCTACGGCCTCGCCGGGTCGATCTGGACCGAGAACCTCGGCCGCGCCGTGCGCGTGTCGCGGGGGGTGAAGAGCGGCGTGCTGTCGGTGAACTCGCACTCCTCGGTGCGGTATTGGACTCCCTTCGGGGGCATGAAGGCCTCGGGCCTCGGGCGCGAGCTCGGACCCGACGCGGCCGAGCACTTCACCGAGACGAAGAACGTCTTCTACGCGACGGGTGCCTCGTGA
- a CDS encoding gamma-glutamyl-gamma-aminobutyrate hydrolase family protein, producing MALSGSEPRRPVIGLTTYLEQAKQGVWDVRAAFLPQQYFDAVTASGGIAVLLPPQPSPDAAADVVLDGLDGLILTGGLDVDPALYGAERHPTTDPARTDRDSWELALFRGAEARRVPVLAICRGLQLINVARGGTLHQHLPEALGTERYRIGGGVFATNAVTVDPGTRLAQLVGEQSLDVHSYHHQGIDRLGSGLIATARTDDGLVQAFESDGDGYVVGVQWHPEENVEDRRLFAGLVAEASVFAERRRSSSSSEQPSPARSSSERSETKRPQPARQVRA from the coding sequence GTGGCTTTGAGCGGCTCTGAACCCCGGCGCCCGGTGATCGGGCTGACGACCTATCTCGAGCAGGCGAAGCAGGGGGTCTGGGACGTGCGTGCCGCGTTCCTGCCCCAGCAGTACTTCGACGCGGTGACGGCCTCGGGCGGGATCGCTGTGCTGCTCCCGCCGCAGCCGTCGCCCGATGCGGCGGCGGATGTCGTGCTCGACGGCCTCGACGGACTGATCCTGACCGGCGGACTCGACGTCGATCCGGCCCTGTACGGCGCCGAGCGTCACCCGACGACCGACCCGGCACGCACCGACCGCGACTCGTGGGAGCTTGCACTCTTCCGCGGCGCCGAGGCGCGACGTGTGCCGGTGCTCGCCATCTGCCGCGGCCTGCAGCTGATCAATGTCGCTCGCGGCGGCACGCTGCACCAGCATCTCCCCGAGGCCCTCGGCACCGAGCGGTACCGAATCGGCGGGGGCGTCTTCGCGACGAACGCGGTGACCGTCGACCCCGGGACCCGGCTGGCGCAGCTGGTCGGCGAGCAGTCGCTCGACGTGCACAGCTACCACCACCAGGGCATCGATCGGCTCGGCTCGGGCCTCATCGCGACCGCCCGCACCGACGACGGCCTGGTTCAGGCCTTCGAGTCCGACGGTGACGGGTACGTGGTCGGGGTGCAGTGGCACCCGGAGGAGAACGTCGAAGACCGGCGCCTCTTCGCCGGACTCGTGGCCGAGGCATCCGTCTTCGCCGAACGGCGACGATCCTCGTCGTCGAGCGAACAGCCGTCGCCTGCGCGGTCGTCGAGCGAGCGGAGCGAGACGAAACGCCCCCAGCCCGCGAGACAGGTGCGCGCATGA
- a CDS encoding glutamine synthetase family protein has translation MPGNLTVAELDAAIAEGAIDTVVVAFPDAQGRLVGKRVSSRLFQEEVLAHGAEACNYLLSVDVDMNTVDGYAMASWETGYGDMVLRPDIATLRRIPWLPGSALVMADLVWEEGEPVVQSPRDILHRQRARLAERSLVAYSGTELEFIVFDDTYRDAWAKGYRGLTASTDYNVDYDLLASGRLEPLLRDIRLSMDGAGLYTEGVKGECNLGQQEIAFRYAEALETADQHTIYKNGAKAIADSHGKSLTFMAKFDEREGNSCHIHLSVRSDSGEAVMAGDGAHGFSPLMEHWIAGILATLREFTLLYAPTINSYKRYAKGTFAPTGVAWGIDNRTCALRVIGRGHSLRVENRVPGGDVNPYLATAAIIAGGLHGIEHELPLPEALTGNAYTAGVDHLPTTLREAAELFDGSAIARAAFGDEVVEHYLNQARVEVEAYDAAVTDWERVRGFERL, from the coding sequence ATGCCGGGAAACCTGACCGTCGCCGAACTGGATGCGGCGATCGCCGAGGGCGCCATCGACACCGTGGTCGTCGCGTTCCCCGACGCACAGGGGCGCCTCGTCGGCAAGCGGGTGTCGTCGCGCCTCTTCCAGGAGGAGGTGCTCGCCCACGGCGCGGAGGCCTGCAACTACCTGCTCTCGGTCGACGTCGACATGAACACCGTCGACGGCTACGCGATGGCCAGCTGGGAGACCGGCTACGGCGACATGGTGCTGCGTCCCGACATCGCCACGCTGCGCCGCATCCCGTGGCTGCCCGGCAGCGCGCTCGTGATGGCCGACCTCGTATGGGAGGAGGGGGAGCCGGTGGTGCAGTCGCCGCGCGACATCCTCCACCGCCAGCGCGCGCGCCTCGCCGAACGATCCCTCGTCGCGTACTCGGGCACCGAGCTCGAGTTCATCGTCTTCGACGACACCTATCGTGATGCCTGGGCGAAGGGCTACCGCGGGCTGACGGCGTCGACCGACTACAACGTCGACTACGACCTGCTCGCCTCGGGCAGACTCGAGCCGCTGCTGCGCGACATCCGACTGTCGATGGACGGCGCGGGGCTCTACACCGAAGGGGTGAAGGGGGAGTGCAACCTCGGTCAGCAGGAGATCGCGTTCCGCTATGCCGAGGCGCTCGAGACGGCCGACCAGCACACGATCTACAAGAACGGCGCCAAGGCGATCGCCGACAGCCACGGCAAGTCGCTCACCTTCATGGCGAAGTTCGACGAGCGCGAGGGCAACAGCTGCCACATCCATCTGTCGGTGCGCTCCGACAGTGGGGAGGCTGTCATGGCGGGGGACGGGGCGCACGGGTTCAGTCCGCTGATGGAGCACTGGATCGCCGGCATCCTGGCCACCCTCCGCGAGTTCACCCTGCTCTACGCGCCGACGATCAACTCGTACAAGCGGTACGCGAAGGGCACGTTCGCCCCGACCGGAGTCGCGTGGGGCATCGACAACCGCACCTGCGCGCTGCGCGTGATCGGCCGCGGGCACTCGCTGCGCGTCGAGAACCGGGTGCCCGGCGGCGACGTGAACCCGTACCTGGCGACCGCGGCGATCATCGCCGGCGGCCTGCACGGCATCGAGCACGAACTGCCCCTGCCCGAGGCCCTGACGGGCAACGCGTACACCGCGGGCGTCGACCACCTGCCGACCACGCTGCGAGAGGCCGCCGAGCTGTTCGACGGCTCGGCGATCGCCCGCGCGGCCTTCGGCGACGAGGTCGTCGAGCACTATCTGAACCAGGCGCGCGTCGAGGTGGAGGCCTACGACGCGGCGGTGACCGACTGGGAGCGGGTGCGTGGCTTTGAGCGGCTCTGA
- a CDS encoding amino acid permease — MSQARDSSAKVAGATYTRAGQEYFEKRTLKRSAGIWGLWGLAVAAVISGDFSGWNFGIAFAGFGGMLIAFVILVAMYYGMIFSIGEMASAMPHTGGAYSFARSAMGPWGGLVTGAAETIEYVATTAVIVYFSAGYADQITAELLGFSMPTWVWWIVLYLVFIALNAAGAAISFRFAIVVSIISIGIILVFSAMAVFSGAFDWANLWDMAPDPGQTEFLPHGVLPILFALPFAMWFFLGIEELPLAAEESHNPVRDIPKAGFWARGTLIVTGLLVLFLNTGVIGAEATGEAGEPLLDGFRAIVGDQLAAVLALFALVGLLASLQGIMFAYGRNMYSLSRAGYYPRFLSLTGKRQTPWVALAVGAVIGFVALVVLDTVAALNEGAGAVAGAIVLNIAVWGAVLAYLLQMISFVILRRKFPNAERPYKSPWGITGAVVAGLIAALVFVGFLLNPTFVPAIIAIAIVYVVILIGFALFFRHRLVLSPEEEYALSGGTHGDPQAEGYDAMESEVFDNRS; from the coding sequence ATGTCCCAAGCACGTGACAGCTCCGCGAAGGTCGCCGGTGCGACCTATACGCGCGCAGGCCAGGAGTATTTCGAGAAGCGCACCCTGAAGCGCTCCGCCGGCATCTGGGGGCTGTGGGGCCTCGCCGTCGCGGCCGTCATCTCGGGTGACTTCTCGGGGTGGAACTTCGGCATCGCCTTCGCCGGCTTCGGCGGGATGCTGATCGCCTTCGTCATCCTCGTGGCGATGTACTACGGCATGATCTTCTCGATCGGCGAGATGGCCTCGGCGATGCCGCACACCGGCGGGGCGTACTCGTTCGCACGCTCGGCCATGGGTCCGTGGGGCGGTCTCGTCACCGGTGCCGCCGAGACGATCGAGTACGTGGCGACCACCGCGGTGATCGTCTACTTCTCAGCGGGCTACGCCGACCAGATCACCGCCGAGCTGCTGGGCTTCTCCATGCCGACGTGGGTGTGGTGGATCGTCCTCTACCTCGTGTTCATCGCGCTGAACGCCGCGGGTGCGGCGATCTCGTTCCGCTTCGCGATCGTCGTCTCGATCATCTCGATCGGCATCATCCTGGTCTTCTCGGCCATGGCGGTCTTCTCGGGCGCGTTCGACTGGGCGAACCTGTGGGACATGGCCCCCGATCCCGGCCAGACCGAGTTCCTCCCCCACGGCGTGCTGCCGATCCTGTTCGCACTCCCCTTCGCGATGTGGTTCTTCCTCGGCATCGAGGAGCTCCCGCTCGCCGCCGAGGAATCGCACAACCCGGTCCGTGACATCCCGAAAGCCGGATTCTGGGCCCGTGGAACGCTGATCGTCACGGGTCTCCTCGTGCTGTTCCTCAATACCGGCGTCATCGGCGCGGAGGCGACCGGCGAGGCCGGCGAGCCTCTGCTCGACGGCTTCCGCGCGATCGTGGGCGACCAGCTCGCCGCCGTGCTCGCCCTGTTCGCCCTCGTCGGACTGCTCGCGTCGCTGCAGGGGATCATGTTCGCCTACGGACGCAACATGTACTCGCTCTCCCGCGCCGGCTACTACCCGCGGTTCCTGTCGCTCACGGGGAAGCGCCAGACCCCGTGGGTCGCACTCGCGGTCGGCGCCGTCATCGGGTTCGTCGCCCTCGTCGTGCTCGACACAGTGGCGGCGCTCAACGAGGGCGCTGGAGCGGTCGCGGGCGCGATCGTGCTCAACATCGCGGTGTGGGGCGCGGTGCTCGCCTACCTGCTGCAGATGATCTCGTTCGTCATCCTGCGCCGGAAGTTCCCGAACGCGGAGCGCCCGTACAAGAGCCCGTGGGGCATCACCGGCGCGGTCGTCGCGGGCCTCATCGCCGCACTCGTGTTCGTCGGCTTCCTGCTCAATCCGACGTTCGTTCCGGCGATCATCGCGATCGCGATCGTCTACGTGGTGATCCTGATCGGCTTCGCCCTGTTCTTCCGGCACCGCCTCGTGCTCTCGCCGGAAGAGGAATACGCGCTGTCAGGCGGAACGCACGGCGACCCGCAGGCGGAGGGGTACGACGCCATGGAGTCCGAGGTGTTCGACAACAGGTCCTGA
- a CDS encoding amino-acid N-acetyltransferase, protein MSEFRVRPATTRDVRGIQNMLEPFVQRRILLGKDLVVLYEATQQFVVAEAADGTIIGCGALHVMWEDLGEIRTLIVVDEWLHHGVGREIVEALEGNARTLGLSRLFCLTFEVDFFTRRGFAPIGEAVVDPDVYSQLVRSPDEGVAEFLDLAHVKPNTLGNTRMLKTL, encoded by the coding sequence GTGAGCGAGTTCAGGGTCCGGCCGGCGACGACGCGCGATGTGCGCGGCATCCAGAACATGCTGGAGCCGTTCGTGCAGCGACGCATCCTCCTCGGCAAGGACCTGGTGGTGCTGTACGAGGCCACGCAGCAGTTCGTGGTCGCCGAGGCAGCCGACGGCACCATCATCGGCTGCGGCGCGCTGCACGTGATGTGGGAGGACCTCGGCGAGATCCGCACCCTGATCGTGGTCGACGAGTGGCTGCACCACGGCGTCGGCCGCGAGATCGTCGAGGCGCTCGAGGGCAATGCCCGCACGCTGGGGCTGTCGCGCCTGTTCTGCCTCACGTTCGAGGTGGACTTCTTCACGCGGCGCGGTTTCGCTCCGATCGGGGAGGCCGTCGTCGACCCCGACGTGTACTCGCAGCTCGTCCGCTCGCCCGACGAAGGCGTCGCCGAGTTCCTCGACCTCGCGCACGTCAAGCCGAACACGCTCGGCAACACCCGGATGCTGAAGACGCTCTGA
- a CDS encoding ATP-dependent Clp protease ATP-binding subunit — MFERFTDRARRVVVLAQEEAKMLNHNYIGTEHILLGLIHEGEGVAAKALESLGISLDAVREQVQDIIGQGQQQPTGHIPFTPRAKKVLELSLREALQLGHNYIGTEHILLGLIREGEGVAAQVLVKLGADLNKVRQQVIQLLSGYQGKEPAAVSGAASESQTTAQGGSQVLDQFGRNLTQAARDNKLDPVIGREKEIERVMQILSRRSKNNPVLIGEPGVGKTAVVEGLAQAIVKGDVPETLKDKQLYSLDLGSLIAGSRYRGDFEERLKKVTKEIRTRGDIIVFIDEIHTLVGAGAAEGAIDAASILKPLLARGELQTIGATTLDEYRKHFEKDAALERRFQPIQVAEPSLPHAINILKGLRDRYEAHHKVQITDGAIVAAANLADRYISDRFLPDKAIDLIDEAGARLRLSILSSPPELREFDEKIAKVREDKEKASEDQDFEKAASLRDEEKSLLAERLRLEKQWRSGDVASHAVVDEGLIAEVLAQATGIPVFKLTEEESSRLVFMEKALHQRVIGQEEAIAALSKTIRRQRAGLKDPKRPSGSFIFAGPTGVGKTELAKALAEFLFDDEHALISLDMSEFGEKHTVSRLFGAPPGFVGFEEGGQLTEKVRRKPFSVVLFDEIEKAHPDIFNSLLQILEEGRLTDGQGRVIDFKNTVIIMTTNLGSSAIAGGPVGFQVEGDQGTTYERMKGKVNEELKRNFKPEFLNRVDDIIVFPQLSKPELRQIVGLFTKRLGERLLDRDMTVELTDAAKDKLIEIGFDPALGARPLRRAMQREVEDRLSEKILHGELNPGDHVKVDVENGEFAFEHGPRGEKVAVGVVHNGEISATPDLAANA; from the coding sequence ATGTTCGAGAGATTCACCGACCGTGCCCGTCGTGTGGTCGTCCTCGCCCAAGAAGAGGCGAAGATGCTCAACCACAACTACATCGGCACCGAGCACATCCTGCTCGGGCTCATCCACGAGGGCGAGGGCGTCGCCGCCAAGGCGCTCGAGAGTCTCGGCATCTCGCTCGACGCAGTGCGCGAGCAGGTGCAGGACATCATCGGCCAGGGTCAGCAGCAGCCGACCGGGCACATCCCCTTCACCCCGCGCGCCAAGAAGGTGCTCGAGCTGTCGCTGCGCGAAGCGCTGCAGCTCGGCCACAACTACATCGGCACCGAGCACATCCTCCTCGGCCTCATCCGCGAGGGCGAGGGCGTCGCCGCCCAGGTGCTGGTCAAGCTCGGCGCAGACCTGAACAAGGTGCGCCAGCAGGTGATCCAGCTGCTGAGCGGCTACCAGGGCAAGGAGCCCGCCGCCGTCTCGGGCGCCGCGAGCGAGTCGCAGACCACCGCGCAGGGCGGTTCGCAGGTGCTCGACCAGTTCGGTCGCAACCTCACCCAGGCTGCCCGCGACAACAAGCTCGACCCGGTGATCGGTCGCGAGAAGGAGATCGAGCGGGTCATGCAGATCCTCTCGCGCCGCTCCAAGAACAACCCCGTCCTCATCGGCGAGCCCGGCGTCGGCAAGACCGCCGTCGTCGAGGGCCTCGCGCAGGCGATCGTCAAGGGCGATGTGCCCGAGACGCTCAAGGACAAGCAGCTGTACTCGCTCGACCTCGGCTCGCTCATCGCGGGCTCCCGCTACCGCGGCGACTTCGAGGAGCGCCTGAAGAAGGTCACCAAGGAGATCCGCACCCGCGGCGACATCATCGTCTTCATCGACGAGATCCACACGCTCGTCGGTGCCGGTGCAGCCGAGGGCGCGATCGACGCCGCCAGCATCCTGAAGCCCCTCCTCGCGCGCGGCGAGCTGCAGACGATCGGCGCGACCACGCTCGACGAGTACCGCAAGCACTTCGAGAAGGATGCCGCGCTCGAGCGCCGCTTCCAGCCGATCCAGGTCGCCGAGCCGAGCCTGCCCCACGCGATCAACATCCTGAAGGGCCTGCGCGACCGCTACGAGGCGCACCACAAGGTGCAGATCACCGACGGCGCCATCGTCGCCGCGGCGAACCTCGCCGACCGCTACATCTCCGACCGGTTCCTGCCCGACAAGGCGATCGACCTGATCGACGAGGCCGGTGCGCGTCTGCGGCTGAGCATCCTCTCGAGCCCGCCGGAGTTGCGCGAGTTCGACGAGAAGATCGCCAAGGTCCGCGAGGACAAGGAGAAGGCGTCGGAGGACCAGGACTTCGAGAAGGCCGCGTCGCTGCGCGACGAGGAGAAGTCGCTCCTCGCCGAGCGTCTGCGCCTCGAGAAGCAGTGGCGCTCGGGCGACGTCGCGTCGCACGCGGTCGTCGACGAGGGCCTGATCGCCGAGGTGCTCGCCCAGGCCACCGGCATCCCGGTCTTCAAGCTGACCGAGGAGGAGTCGAGCCGCCTCGTCTTCATGGAGAAGGCGCTGCACCAGCGCGTCATCGGCCAGGAGGAGGCGATCGCCGCACTGTCGAAGACGATCCGTCGTCAGCGCGCCGGTCTCAAGGACCCGAAGCGTCCCTCGGGCTCGTTCATCTTCGCCGGCCCCACGGGCGTCGGAAAGACCGAGCTCGCCAAGGCGCTCGCCGAGTTCCTCTTCGACGACGAGCACGCGCTCATCTCGCTCGACATGAGCGAGTTCGGCGAGAAGCACACGGTCAGCCGTCTGTTCGGTGCCCCTCCCGGATTCGTCGGATTCGAAGAGGGCGGCCAGCTCACCGAGAAGGTGCGTCGCAAGCCGTTCTCGGTCGTGCTCTTCGACGAGATCGAGAAGGCCCACCCCGACATCTTCAACTCGCTGCTGCAGATCCTCGAAGAGGGTCGCCTGACCGATGGTCAGGGACGCGTCATCGACTTCAAGAACACGGTCATCATCATGACGACGAACCTCGGTTCGTCGGCGATCGCGGGCGGACCCGTCGGCTTCCAGGTGGAGGGCGACCAGGGCACCACCTACGAGCGGATGAAGGGCAAGGTCAACGAGGAGCTCAAGCGCAACTTCAAGCCCGAGTTCCTCAACCGCGTCGACGACATCATCGTCTTCCCGCAGCTGTCCAAGCCCGAGCTGCGTCAGATCGTGGGCCTGTTCACCAAGCGCCTCGGCGAGCGTCTGCTCGACCGTGACATGACGGTGGAACTGACGGATGCCGCGAAGGACAAGCTGATCGAGATCGGCTTCGACCCGGCCCTCGGCGCTCGGCCGCTGCGTCGTGCGATGCAGCGCGAGGTCGAGGACCGCCTGTCGGAGAAGATCCTGCACGGCGAGCTCAACCCCGGCGACCACGTGAAGGTCGACGTCGAGAACGGCGAGTTCGCGTTCGAGCACGGCCCGCGCGGCGAGAAGGTCGCCGTCGGCGTCGTCCACAACGGCGAGATCTCGGCGACGCCCGACCTCGCAGCCAACGCGTAG
- a CDS encoding helix-turn-helix domain-containing protein, with protein MTPATAEDEGPSGVHCRLDELLEARGMTLTRLSELVGVSVVNLSVLKNDRARAIRYSTLSAICRALDCEIGELLVRAD; from the coding sequence ATGACGCCCGCGACGGCCGAAGACGAGGGCCCCTCGGGCGTGCACTGCCGGCTCGACGAGCTTCTGGAAGCGCGCGGGATGACCCTGACCCGGCTGTCGGAGCTCGTCGGGGTCTCGGTGGTGAACCTCTCTGTGCTCAAGAACGACCGTGCCCGCGCGATCCGCTATTCGACCCTCTCGGCGATCTGCCGGGCGCTCGACTGCGAGATCGGCGAGCTGCTGGTCCGCGCCGACTGA
- a CDS encoding endonuclease domain-containing protein has product MPRLLPERLGDRFTVRTARESGVSYERLRSADLERPFQGVRIRADRDDSPIWFDRHGRPRGELERRHISTALAYAGCMREGDFFSHITAAILWDIPLPPHVVAEADVDVSMHPPTKYVRRRGVVGHETRPKTARFREHPQFRVPVATPATTWAMLAGALRDPRDLVAAADAIVRTWRVDEPLATTVELSSAVAAGRRVGVGRLREALPHVRLRSGSRPETHLRLAIVDGMLPEPHLNFDVLVRGEKVACVDLAYPDLQIAIEYEGEHHLTDPAQWAQDIERYERLAAAGWHVLRVTKSEVFGDNRKLLERIRAAIHSRS; this is encoded by the coding sequence ATGCCTCGACTGCTTCCTGAACGGCTCGGTGACCGGTTCACGGTACGCACCGCTCGCGAATCGGGCGTCTCATACGAACGGCTCCGCTCCGCCGATCTCGAGCGTCCGTTTCAGGGGGTGCGCATCCGCGCGGACCGCGACGACTCCCCCATCTGGTTCGACCGCCACGGTAGACCCCGTGGAGAGCTCGAGCGTCGGCACATCAGCACCGCACTCGCATACGCGGGCTGCATGCGGGAGGGCGACTTCTTCAGCCACATCACGGCAGCGATCCTGTGGGACATCCCCTTGCCGCCCCATGTCGTCGCGGAGGCAGATGTCGACGTGTCGATGCATCCGCCTACGAAGTATGTGCGTCGGCGAGGGGTCGTCGGTCATGAGACGCGGCCGAAGACCGCCCGGTTTCGTGAGCATCCGCAGTTCCGCGTGCCTGTTGCAACGCCGGCGACCACCTGGGCGATGCTCGCCGGCGCGCTTCGAGACCCGCGAGATCTCGTCGCCGCGGCCGACGCGATCGTGCGCACGTGGCGGGTTGATGAGCCTCTCGCGACGACGGTCGAACTGAGCTCCGCCGTCGCGGCGGGGCGCCGAGTTGGCGTGGGACGACTACGCGAAGCGCTGCCGCACGTGCGACTGCGCTCCGGCTCGCGCCCGGAGACTCACCTTCGACTGGCGATCGTCGACGGGATGCTGCCAGAACCCCATCTCAACTTCGATGTACTCGTGCGTGGCGAGAAGGTCGCGTGCGTGGATCTTGCATACCCGGATCTGCAGATCGCGATCGAATACGAGGGCGAGCACCACCTCACGGATCCCGCGCAGTGGGCGCAGGACATCGAGCGATATGAGCGGCTCGCGGCAGCCGGGTGGCACGTGCTGCGTGTGACGAAGTCGGAAGTCTTCGGTGACAATCGAAAGCTGCTCGAGCGCATCCGTGCCGCGATCCACTCCCGGTCGTGA